The window TGTTCGTCGCCATCCTCCCCGAACACAAACTCGGCATCGCCCTGAAGATCGAGGACGGCACCACCCGCGCGTCGGAGGCCGCAATGGCCGCACTGCTCGTCCGCCTGGGTCTGTTGGAGCGTGATCACCCCGCCGCGGAGCGCAGGATGAAGCGGCCGGTGATGAACCGCCGCGACATCCTCACCGGCCATATCCGCGCCGCAGAGTTGCTGCTCTCGCCGTGACGCAAGGCACCGCCCGCGTCCTGCATATCCACGCCGGGCTGCCGAAGACAGGCACCACTGCCCTGCAACGCTTCCTCCACCTCAACCGCACCCGTCTGGCCGGTCGCGGCCTGCTCATGCCGGATACCGGGCTGGAGGAGGCCCGGGGAAACCACCATGAGTTGGCGCAGAAACTCGGCAGCTACAACCCGCTGCACCGCAGCGCCATGGCCCGCCAACTCGCGGCGGAGATCGATGGATTGCCAGCCGGGGACATCCTGATCTCCAGCGAGTTTGCTTATCTCATGTGCCGTTACGCCCGTGGCATCACCGGTTTTCGTGCCCTCGCTGCCCGTGGCTACGCCCTGAAGTTCTACCTCTTCGTCCGCCCGCAGCCGGACCTCGCAGTGTCCTCGCACGCGGAATTCCTGCGCAACATGCTGTTTCCACAGAGTTTTGACACCTATCTAAACCTTAACTTCCCAAAGCTCGGCGGCGATTTTTCCGCTGCTTCCGCCCTGCTGAATTCGGTCTCACCGGGCAACGTGAAAGTACTGCCTTACACGGAAACATGTCGGAGAAGTGGCGTCTGGTGGGATCTGCTGGCTGAGATGGGTCACCGGATATCAGATGAAGAACGCACCAGCTTTACACCCCCGGGTACAGTCAACGTTTCGCTCGATGCCGTTGCCGTGGCGGCACTGTTCGATTCCCTTCAGCAACTGGAAACCTCCCGCAGCATCCGCCGCTGGACCCGCCGCCGCCGCCTGCGCGATGTCCTGCTGCCGCTCACGGAGGAAATCAAGGACAAGGGCCGAGTTTACAATCCGCTGCCCCCCTCGGCACGCAAGGCACTCTGGCAACAATTCGCCCCCCGCAACGACATCTTCGCCCGTGAGCAATGGGGGGAGAACTGGGACACGATCTTCGCCGCGGAAAGGGCCTCCGCGCCGGAGTTGTCACTTTTCGATCGCCGCACCGGTTTGCCAGAAGAGGCCGAACGCTACGACAGATACCGCGCGCACCTGATGGATCCCATGCTCACGCGCATTGCCCGGATGAACGCCGCCGCCCGCCGCCCATCGCTCGCTATGCTCGGCAGACCCCTGGATTATGCGGGTGACGCCATCCTCCGCGCCCGTGTGACGGGCCGCTGAGTCTGCTTGCCCCGACGGCGCGGCGGGAGTATGAACCGGCCATGATAAGCTTTTTCGACATGGATGACCGATCCCGCCTGCCTTGGCGCTTCTTCGGTGCAGAGCGGACGCGGCGCGCCCGGCGCTGAGCCGTGCAATCGCCATTCCCTGTCCCCTGACACAGAACATGAGAAAAGCCATGTCCGCAAAAACACTCTATGACAAAATATGGGATGCCCATCTGGTTCACGAAGAAGCCGACGGCACCTCCCTGCTCTACATTGACCGACACCTCGTGCACGAGGTCACCAGCCCGCAGGCCTTCGAGGGCCTGCGCATGACGGGCCGCACCGTACGCGCACCGGAAAAGACCACTGCCGTGCCCGATCACAACGTGCCCACCAGCCTCGACCGCGCCAAGGGCATCGAAGACGAGATGAGCCGCATCCAGGTCGAGGCGCTGCGCCAGAACGCGAAGGATTTCGGCGTCGAGATGTACGATGTCGATGATGTCCGCCAGGGCATCGTCCACATCATCGGCCCCGAACAAGGCCTCACTCAGCCTGGTATGACGATCGTCTGCGGCGACAGCCACACCGCCACGCACGGCGCCTTCGGTGCGCTGGCGCACGGCATCGGCACGTCCGAGGTGGAGCATGTGCTGGCGACGCAGACGCTGATCCAGAAGAAATCGAAGAACATGAAGGTCGAGGTGAAGGGCAAGCTCGCGCCCGGCGTCACCGCCAAGGACATCACGCTTTCCGTCATCGGCCGCACCGGCACTGCCGGCGGCACCGGCTATGTGATCGAGTACATGGGCGAGGCGATCCGCGCCTTGTCGATGGAAGGCCGGATGACCGTTTGCAACATGGCGATCGAGGGTGGCGCCCGCGCCGGCCTGATCGCGCCTGACGAGAAAACCTTCGCCTATGTGAAAGGCCGCCCGCACGCGCCCAAGGGCGGCAACTGGGAACTGGCCGTCGAATACTGGAAGACCTTGTTCTCTGACGAGGGTGCACATTTCGACAAGGAAATCGTCCTCGACGCGGCGGAGATCACACCGGTGGTCACATGGGGTACCAGTCCCGAGGACGTGCTGCCGATCACCGGCATCGTTCCCAACCCCGAAGACTTCAAGGGCGGCAAGGTCGACGCCGCGCGCCGCAGCATTGAGTACATGGGCCTGACACCGGGCCAGAAGCTTTCCGACATCGAGATCGACACCGTCTTCATCGGCTCCTGCACCAACGGGCGGATCGAGGACCTGCGTGAGGTTGTGAAGGTGATGGAAGGCCGACGCGTCAAGGAAGGGCTTCGCGCCATGATCGTTCCGGGCTCCGGCCTCGTGCGCGCGCAGGCCGAGGAAGAGGGTATCGCCCAGAAGCTGATCGAAGCGGGCTTTGACTGGCGCATGGCTGGCTGCTCGATGTGCCTCGGCATGAACCCCGACCAGCTTGCCCCGGGTGAGCGCTGCGCCTCTACCTCCAACCGCAACTTCGAGGGCCGCCAGGGCCGGGGCGGGCGCACGCACCTCCTCTCTCCGGGCATGGCTGCCGCTGCCGCCATCACCGGACGGCTGACCGATGTCAGGGAGATCGTCTGATGGAAAAGTTTACGAAAATCGAGGGCGTTGCGGCGCCGCTGCCGCTGGTCAACGTCGATACCGACATGATCATCCCCAAGCAGTTCTTGAAAACAATCAAGCGCACAGGGCTTGGCGTGAATCTCTTCGACGAGATGCGTTACAATCAGGACGGCACGGAAATCGAGGATTTCGTTCTCAACAAACCGGCCTATCGCAACGCGCAGATCCTGGTGGCCGGTGACAACTTCGGCTGCGGCTCATCGCGTGAGCATGCACCATGGGCACTGTTGGATTTTGGCATCAGGGTAGTAATTGCTCCCTCCTTTGCCGACATCTTTTTCAACAATTGCTTCAAAAACGGTATCTTACCAATCATATTGCCACAGGAAGATGTGGACAAACTGATGGATGATGCGCAACGTGGCGCCAATGCCGTGCTTACGGTGGATCTGGAACAGCAGACCATTCAAGGCCCGGACGGAGGCTCCATCTCGTTCGAGGTGGATTCCTTCAAGAAGGAATGTTTGCTCGGCGGGCTTGATGATATCGGGCTGACGCTGAAAAATGAGACAAAGATCGGCTCGTTCGAGGCAGCCTATGCCGAGCGCGCGCCTTGGCTCTAGCGGCGTTTCCGTCCTGAGCCACTGAATTGGGAAGGGGAAGTCGGTGTTTTCACGATTGATCGGCGCACTGGTCAGAGCCGGGCTCGTGATCATCGTGATCGCCACCCCCTCCCTCCTCCTGCCGGAGGCGAGTGTCAGCGTTGCTAGCCAGGAAATCTCGCTGATTCTCGGTGGCGTCATCGCGGCATTCACACTGTTCGAGTATGCGTCCACCCATCCGGGGCTGATCGATTTCCGTTTCGCTCCGCCCTACAATCGCATCCGCTTCCTCGCCTTTGCCATGCAGATTCTGGCACTGGTTTTCCTGTGCCGGGCGCTGGAGGGAGAAGACAACTTCTCCTCAAACCTCATCAGCCTGTCGGATCAGATGATCGGTTGGCTCAGCTTCCCGCTCTCCCCTGTCAACGTTGCAGCCGACATGATTGCTGCTGGCGAGGACCCGACACTGGCGCTGCTCCTGTCTCGGGCTGCCGCCCTCAGCTTCTTTGTTACCTTCTGCTCTCTTGCATTCTTCGCCGTGTTCCTTTGGCTGTTCAAATGGCCGGTTGGACGACGAGATTTTAATCTTTGGGTAAACCTGCCGACGTTCGAGCCCGGGTACGGTCGTGATGTGGAGCGCAGGCTTAGCCGTGACGGTGTGATCAACCTGCTTTCGGGCGTCGTCTTCCTCTACATCCTGCCGGTATTGCTGTCGCGTACCTCCGGATGGTTCGATCCTTCGGTCTTGAACAATTACCAGCCGCTCGTCTGGGGCGTGACTCTCTGGGCCTTCATTTCCGGTTCGCTGGTCATCCGCGGGGCCGCCATTCTGAAGGTCGCCATGCTGGTGCGGCGATCCCGCGGCGCGTGAAGGCGCTGCTCGGAAGCTTTCTCTGCCTTCTCTGCCTCGCCCTGCCCACATGGGCAGAAACGATCCGCGTTGCGACCTATAACGCCTCTCTCAGCCGTTCGGCGCCCGGTCTGTTGGTGAAGGCTCTCATGGACGCGGAGCAGGACTCCCAGATCGCAGCGGTGATTGGCGTAATCCAGACGGTCCGGCCAGACATCCTGTTAATCAACGAGTTCGACTACGATTCCGACGGCGTTGCCCTTGAACTGTTCACCGAAGCGCTGGCCGCCGGTCCGGACGGGTTGAAAATGCCACACAGCTTCCTCGCCCCCAGCAACACCGGCGTCTACACCAACCTTGATCTCGACGGCGACGGAAGATTGGCGGAGCCGGAGGACGCCTTCGGCTACGGTCGCTTCCCCGGACAGTACGGCATGGTGCTTCTGTCGCGTTTCCCGGTAGAGACTGCCGCGTCGGCCACCTTCCGCACGATGCTCTGGCAGGACTTGCCCGGTGCACTGATGCCCGAACGCCCTGATGGCGCCCCGTTCCCATCAGCAGATGTCCATGCCTCTGCCCGGCTCTCCTCCAAGTCACACTGGGATGTTGCCGTTGTAACACCCGGTGGTCCGCTACGCCTTCTTGCCTCCCATCCCACGCCCCCGGTCTTCGACGGACCTGAAGATTTCAACGGCCGCCGTAACCATGATGAGATCCAGTTCTGGTCCCTCTATCTGAACGGCGCCTTGCTGCCGTCTGACACTGGCGTCAGGACCTTCGCCGGCCCGCCGTTCGTCATTCTCGGCGATCTCAACGCCGACCCGATGGATGGCGATGGCCGAAGAGAGGCATTGCAGGCACTGTTGGCCCGGACCGACGTAAACGACCCCGTCCCACGCAGCCTCGGTGCGGTCGCTGCAAGCAAAAACCAAGGCGGCGTAAACGCCAACCACAGCGGTGACCCGGCCCTCGACACCGCCGACTGGAATGATGAGCGCGGACCGGGAAACCTCCGTGTGGATTATGTGCTGCCGTCCAGCGACCTCATCGTGATCGACTCCGGTGTCTATTGGCCACCACCGGGCACGGCGGGGGCAGATTTGATCGGGCAGGGCGATCCTGTGAGTTCCGATCACAGGCTTGTCTGGGTAGATATCAGATTGCCATGAACGTGCGCGGATTTGTTCGTCAATCTGCCAATCAGCGGTGACAGAGCCACCTCGACCGGCGTATGCTCAAAGTCCGGCAATTCTGCCTCGAAAGCAGCAGCGTCGAAACAATGCGGATGCCGCCACAGGTATCGCATCTCCACCATCCCCGCCGCCAGTGACCAGAACGGCGCCAGCATCCGCAACGGCCACCACGACATCCTGCTCAGCATTGGCTCCCGACCTGTCACGTGGGCAATCGCGTCAGAGAGTTCCCGTCCGGTCAGAGTGTAACCGGGGAAGGCGATATCGGTAAACGGCGGCAACTCCGCCCTTTTCTCCGCCAGCATCGAAGCAGCCCGGCCAAGGTCCGGCAGATATGCCCACGCGTGCGGCACGTCGAAGGGGCCGGGATAGTTTATCCTGTTACTGGCCAATTTCCGCAGGATACCGTCGCCCAGCCAGGTACCTTCCGGGTCATCGTCTATGAAATCCCCGGCCCGCAATACAATCACCCTCACGCGCCCCGCGGCCACCGCGGAGCGATAGGTGTCCTCCATTTCGATCCGGATCCTTCCCTTCGGCGTTACCGCCACGTGCTCCACGCCCGGATGCCACGGCGCAGGCTGAATACCGAAGTTGTAGGCATTTCCCGGCACGATCAGTGTAGCTCCACTCCGCTCGGCCGCGTCGATTGCCAGACGGGTAATGGCAGATGACCTGCGCCGCCTGCGGAATCGGCATAGGCCAGAAGATCCTCGGCCGGGCCAACCCGGACCTCGTCGAAGTTCTGCCTGAACTGGCTCTGCCGACCCTGCCGCTTTGGCTGACAGCGCCAGAAGCGCTGCGCACCAGCCCGCGCATTCGTCGGATGTGGGACTTCCTTGCCACGAACCTCGGCGCCTGGCTCGACGCTTGACCCTGCCGGAGCGAGCGGCTACGCGAAAGCCAAACGAAAGAGCGAGGAAGTGACATGTCCAATCCCACCCTTCTGATCCTGCCCGGCGACGGTATCGGCCCCGAAGTGATGACCGAGGTTCGCAAGGTGATCGACTGGATGGGTTCGTCCCGCGGTATTTCCTTCGATGTGTCCGAGGCGCTCGTGGGTGGCGCGTCCTATGATGCGCATGGCACCCCGCTAACCGACGAGACGATGGAACAGGCTCAGAGTGTCGATGCGGTTCTTCTTGGCGCCGTCGGCGG of the Algicella marina genome contains:
- the leuC gene encoding 3-isopropylmalate dehydratase large subunit, which encodes MSAKTLYDKIWDAHLVHEEADGTSLLYIDRHLVHEVTSPQAFEGLRMTGRTVRAPEKTTAVPDHNVPTSLDRAKGIEDEMSRIQVEALRQNAKDFGVEMYDVDDVRQGIVHIIGPEQGLTQPGMTIVCGDSHTATHGAFGALAHGIGTSEVEHVLATQTLIQKKSKNMKVEVKGKLAPGVTAKDITLSVIGRTGTAGGTGYVIEYMGEAIRALSMEGRMTVCNMAIEGGARAGLIAPDEKTFAYVKGRPHAPKGGNWELAVEYWKTLFSDEGAHFDKEIVLDAAEITPVVTWGTSPEDVLPITGIVPNPEDFKGGKVDAARRSIEYMGLTPGQKLSDIEIDTVFIGSCTNGRIEDLREVVKVMEGRRVKEGLRAMIVPGSGLVRAQAEEEGIAQKLIEAGFDWRMAGCSMCLGMNPDQLAPGERCASTSNRNFEGRQGRGGRTHLLSPGMAAAAAITGRLTDVREIV
- the leuD gene encoding 3-isopropylmalate dehydratase small subunit yields the protein MEKFTKIEGVAAPLPLVNVDTDMIIPKQFLKTIKRTGLGVNLFDEMRYNQDGTEIEDFVLNKPAYRNAQILVAGDNFGCGSSREHAPWALLDFGIRVVIAPSFADIFFNNCFKNGILPIILPQEDVDKLMDDAQRGANAVLTVDLEQQTIQGPDGGSISFEVDSFKKECLLGGLDDIGLTLKNETKIGSFEAAYAERAPWL
- a CDS encoding endonuclease/exonuclease/phosphatase family protein yields the protein MKALLGSFLCLLCLALPTWAETIRVATYNASLSRSAPGLLVKALMDAEQDSQIAAVIGVIQTVRPDILLINEFDYDSDGVALELFTEALAAGPDGLKMPHSFLAPSNTGVYTNLDLDGDGRLAEPEDAFGYGRFPGQYGMVLLSRFPVETAASATFRTMLWQDLPGALMPERPDGAPFPSADVHASARLSSKSHWDVAVVTPGGPLRLLASHPTPPVFDGPEDFNGRRNHDEIQFWSLYLNGALLPSDTGVRTFAGPPFVILGDLNADPMDGDGRREALQALLARTDVNDPVPRSLGAVAASKNQGGVNANHSGDPALDTADWNDERGPGNLRVDYVLPSSDLIVIDSGVYWPPPGTAGADLIGQGDPVSSDHRLVWVDIRLP
- a CDS encoding epimerase, which produces MPGNAYNFGIQPAPWHPGVEHVAVTPKGRIRIEMEDTYRSAVAAGRVRVIVLRAGDFIDDDPEGTWLGDGILRKLASNRINYPGPFDVPHAWAYLPDLGRAASMLAEKRAELPPFTDIAFPGYTLTGRELSDAIAHVTGREPMLSRMSWWPLRMLAPFWSLAAGMVEMRYLWRHPHCFDAAAFEAELPDFEHTPVEVALSPLIGRLTNKSAHVHGNLISTQTSL